A genomic segment from Idiomarina piscisalsi encodes:
- a CDS encoding YnbE family lipoprotein, which translates to MRYLLVITASALLMSACTPTVQVAAPKEPITINLNVKIEHEIYVKVDKALDNVISESSGLF; encoded by the coding sequence ATGAGATATCTGCTAGTCATTACAGCATCTGCGCTGCTTATGTCCGCCTGTACGCCAACAGTTCAGGTGGCGGCTCCAAAAGAGCCGATAACCATTAATTTGAACGTAAAAATTGAGCACGAAATTTACGTCAAAGTCGACAAAGCACTCGACAACGTTATTTCAGAATCGAGCGGTTTATTTTAA
- a CDS encoding YdbL family protein, whose product MKKLTISAFVALLSISGMTVSTASYAQEMTLQEAMEQLSAAKDKGWVGEQPNGYLGVVASSLQAKQIAEQINEARRQEYARIAEENDIAVADVELLAGKRAIERTQSGHYVKVDGQWKKKP is encoded by the coding sequence ATGAAAAAACTAACAATTAGCGCATTTGTCGCCCTACTCTCTATTTCGGGTATGACTGTGTCGACAGCAAGTTACGCGCAGGAAATGACCTTACAAGAAGCGATGGAACAGCTGTCAGCAGCCAAAGATAAAGGTTGGGTTGGCGAACAACCTAATGGTTATTTGGGTGTTGTGGCGTCTTCATTACAGGCAAAGCAAATAGCAGAACAAATAAATGAAGCCAGACGTCAGGAGTACGCCCGCATAGCAGAAGAAAACGACATTGCCGTTGCTGATGTTGAGCTACTGGCTGGCAAACGCGCCATTGAACGCACACAGTCAGGACATTACGTGAAAGTTGATGGCCAGTGGAAGAAGAAGCCTTAG
- the pgsA gene encoding CDP-diacylglycerol--glycerol-3-phosphate 3-phosphatidyltransferase: MKWNIPNILTSFRILLIPVFLVVFYLPFEDARFWAAFIFWLAAITDALDGFIARRFNQFTKFGEFLDPVADKAMVVAALVVIVEDFNAAYITIPALTMICRELIVSALREWMAQSGNRGKVAVSNLGKLKTIAQMVALIGLIWNANIYIFWISIVLFYGAFVLTVWSMWEYLRGASKELTRN; this comes from the coding sequence ATGAAGTGGAATATCCCTAATATTTTGACCAGCTTCCGGATTCTTTTAATTCCGGTGTTTCTGGTGGTGTTTTACTTGCCCTTTGAAGATGCACGCTTTTGGGCAGCGTTTATTTTCTGGTTGGCGGCTATTACGGATGCGTTGGATGGCTTTATTGCGCGTCGTTTTAATCAGTTCACTAAATTCGGTGAGTTTTTAGATCCCGTAGCCGATAAAGCCATGGTGGTGGCTGCGTTGGTGGTGATAGTTGAAGACTTTAACGCCGCTTATATAACGATACCTGCGTTGACTATGATTTGCCGAGAGTTAATTGTTAGTGCATTGCGCGAGTGGATGGCACAAAGTGGCAATCGTGGGAAAGTGGCCGTATCAAATTTGGGTAAGTTGAAAACCATTGCGCAAATGGTTGCGCTTATTGGTTTAATTTGGAACGCGAATATCTATATTTTCTGGATTTCTATTGTTTTATTCTATGGCGCTTTCGTTTTGACTGTGTGGTCAATGTGGGAATATTTGCGTGGCGCCAGCAAGGAATTGACTAGAAATTAG
- the uvrC gene encoding excinuclease ABC subunit UvrC — protein MTDSNSITFNYKDFLRNLTHQPGVYRMYDESGDVIYVGKAKDLKKRVSSYFREKVDAVKTQVLVKQIVSMDVTVTDTEADALILENSFIKKYHPRYNVLLRDDKSYPYIILTSHEHPRLGFHRGARREKGDYFGPFPNGSAVRESLNLMQKLFPIRQCQDSYYRARTRPCLQYQLKRCLAPCVSKCTNDEYNEQVQLAKHFLNGKNQQVIDELVTKMEQASEALEFEKAARFRDQIAALRKTQERNSVTGAQQELDVIGMARGNGMTTIQMMFIRDNHLQGSRSYFPKVPADTSDEEVLRAFLLQFYLSDNAGRKTPREIILPDTVEPDEVLAQVMGQALNRSVKMQNKVRGERKQYQQLAAKNAVNALESRLNQQSTMNRRTSALQQVLDFGVPIQRMECFDISHTMGQQTVASCVVFDQNGPKKSDYRRYNITGITPGDDYAAMAKALAKRYDKAREQGNIPDILFIDGGKGQLSQAEKYFEDWGSDAPMLIGVAKGESRKPGLETLIMAGSHETIALNKDASALHLIQHIRDESHRFAITGHRQKRAKVQKTSTLEQIEGIGAKRRQTLLKNLGGLQEVKNASISKLSSVPGISQAMAEKIYYSFRDE, from the coding sequence ATGACAGACAGCAATTCAATAACCTTTAATTACAAAGACTTTCTTCGGAACCTGACTCATCAACCGGGTGTTTACCGCATGTATGATGAGTCGGGTGACGTTATTTATGTTGGTAAAGCGAAGGATCTTAAAAAGCGGGTGTCCAGTTACTTCCGCGAAAAGGTCGATGCTGTTAAAACGCAAGTGCTGGTGAAGCAAATAGTGTCAATGGATGTTACTGTCACCGACACGGAAGCTGACGCACTGATTCTTGAAAACAGTTTCATTAAAAAGTACCACCCGCGTTACAACGTTTTATTGCGTGACGACAAGTCTTACCCTTATATTATTTTGACCTCCCATGAGCACCCAAGGTTAGGGTTCCACCGCGGTGCGCGGCGCGAGAAGGGCGATTACTTCGGGCCTTTTCCGAATGGCAGCGCGGTTCGCGAAAGCCTGAACTTAATGCAGAAGCTGTTTCCCATTCGTCAATGTCAGGACTCCTATTATCGTGCTCGTACGAGGCCATGTCTGCAGTATCAGCTTAAGCGCTGCCTGGCGCCTTGCGTAAGCAAGTGCACCAATGACGAGTACAACGAGCAAGTTCAACTGGCTAAGCATTTTCTCAATGGCAAGAACCAGCAGGTTATTGATGAGCTCGTAACTAAGATGGAGCAGGCCAGTGAAGCGCTGGAGTTTGAAAAAGCGGCTCGCTTTCGAGATCAAATAGCGGCACTTCGTAAAACTCAGGAGCGAAACTCGGTTACTGGGGCCCAACAAGAGCTTGACGTTATCGGTATGGCTCGTGGTAACGGCATGACAACTATTCAAATGATGTTCATTCGGGACAATCATTTGCAAGGGAGTCGCAGTTACTTTCCTAAAGTGCCAGCGGATACGAGTGACGAGGAAGTTTTGCGTGCATTCTTACTGCAGTTTTACCTTTCCGACAATGCGGGTCGAAAAACACCACGCGAAATTATCTTGCCAGATACGGTAGAGCCTGATGAAGTATTAGCCCAAGTGATGGGTCAGGCGCTGAATCGCTCGGTTAAAATGCAGAACAAGGTTCGTGGTGAACGCAAGCAGTATCAACAGCTTGCCGCTAAAAATGCCGTGAATGCGTTGGAAAGCCGTCTGAACCAGCAAAGCACCATGAACCGACGTACGTCGGCGTTACAGCAGGTGCTGGATTTTGGCGTTCCGATTCAGCGTATGGAGTGTTTTGATATCAGCCATACCATGGGCCAGCAAACGGTCGCTTCTTGCGTGGTGTTTGACCAAAACGGACCGAAAAAGTCTGACTACAGGCGCTACAACATTACTGGAATTACGCCAGGCGATGACTATGCAGCGATGGCGAAAGCATTGGCGAAGCGCTATGACAAAGCCCGAGAGCAGGGCAACATACCCGATATTCTCTTTATTGACGGTGGCAAAGGGCAGCTATCCCAAGCTGAAAAGTACTTTGAAGATTGGGGCAGTGACGCCCCCATGCTGATAGGGGTTGCTAAAGGCGAGTCTCGCAAGCCGGGGCTCGAGACGCTCATTATGGCCGGCAGCCACGAGACCATTGCGCTGAATAAAGACGCCAGTGCGTTGCATTTAATTCAGCATATTCGTGACGAGTCTCACCGTTTTGCAATAACCGGACACCGTCAGAAACGGGCGAAAGTACAGAAAACATCGACATTGGAGCAAATAGAAGGTATTGGTGCTAAACGTCGACAAACGCTTTTGAAAAATCTGGGTGGATTACAAGAGGTAAAAAACGCTAGTATTAGTAAACTTTCTAGCGTACCTGGTATTAGCCAGGCCATGGCGGAAAAAATTTATTACTCGTTCCGGGATGAGTAA
- a CDS encoding LuxR C-terminal-related transcriptional regulator produces the protein MNRIILAIPNPITSAGMETVIQQHFHTQIEVVSSMNELRQCCYKYDDALVILSSQLSGVATVEHWRRIKRRHVDLQLIVWGRSQQDILNFQCSVSQVDGYLLESSNSKELVQALKMLKTGSIYVAAPVAEYLARNPRSRHKQDMVDSLSERELQVAQMLSRGIRVREIAKHLCISSKTINTFRYRIFSKLGIDGDVQLSHMAIQSGLVDLIQFEGNDRQQFNNL, from the coding sequence ATGAACCGTATTATTTTGGCAATACCCAACCCGATTACCAGTGCCGGTATGGAAACGGTAATACAGCAGCATTTTCATACACAAATTGAAGTGGTTAGTTCTATGAACGAGCTGAGACAATGCTGCTATAAGTACGACGATGCACTGGTTATTCTCAGTAGTCAGCTATCAGGCGTTGCAACGGTTGAGCACTGGCGGCGCATAAAAAGGCGTCATGTCGACTTACAGCTCATTGTGTGGGGCAGGAGCCAGCAGGACATTCTCAATTTTCAATGCAGTGTGAGCCAGGTCGATGGCTATTTACTGGAGTCATCGAACAGTAAAGAGTTAGTGCAAGCGCTCAAGATGCTGAAAACCGGTAGTATTTATGTGGCAGCTCCCGTTGCTGAATACTTAGCGAGAAACCCTCGCAGTCGCCACAAACAAGATATGGTTGACTCTCTATCGGAAAGAGAGCTGCAAGTCGCGCAAATGCTGAGTCGAGGTATTCGCGTTCGAGAAATAGCGAAGCATTTATGCATCAGCAGTAAAACAATTAATACCTTTCGTTACCGCATTTTCTCTAAACTTGGCATTGATGGTGATGTACAATTGTCACATATGGCAATTCAATCGGGTCTTGTTGACCTAATCCAGTTTGAAGGTAATGACAGACAGCAATTCAATAACCTTTAA